In Vagococcus hydrophili, one DNA window encodes the following:
- a CDS encoding DUF924 family protein, with the protein MNYREILDFWFKEATPAQHFKKDDNFDALIKERFLELHTKVAQGEYAEWRQTVHGRLAEIIVLDQFSRNLFRDKKESFTFDGMALILAQEAIATGKLDQLTVNERGFLYMPFMHSESVKIHEEALLLFSEEGLENQLDFEKRHFEIIKRFSRYPHRNEILDRESTQEEITFLKEPGSSF; encoded by the coding sequence ATGAACTACCGAGAAATATTAGATTTCTGGTTTAAAGAAGCCACACCAGCACAACATTTTAAAAAAGATGATAACTTTGACGCGTTAATCAAGGAGCGTTTTTTAGAATTACACACTAAAGTAGCGCAAGGTGAATATGCAGAGTGGCGCCAAACAGTTCACGGACGACTTGCTGAGATTATTGTGTTAGATCAGTTTTCTAGGAATCTATTTAGAGATAAAAAAGAATCTTTTACTTTTGATGGCATGGCGCTTATTTTAGCCCAAGAAGCCATTGCAACAGGTAAGTTAGATCAATTAACTGTGAATGAAAGAGGCTTTTTGTATATGCCTTTTATGCATTCGGAATCTGTCAAAATTCATGAAGAGGCACTGCTCTTATTTTCAGAGGAAGGTTTAGAAAATCAGCTTGATTTTGAAAAGCGTCATTTTGAGATTATCAAACGTTTTTCAAGATATCCACATAGAAATGAGATTTTAGATAGAGAGTCAACCCAAGAAGAAATCACGTTTTTAAAGGAACCAGGTTCATCTTTTTAA
- a CDS encoding YbgA family protein codes for MKQTLEKEWAYQKYFIMSHSQKEYLYIRQLFSTNNDDLEKKFNESILRAEQTPPTKGSLTNAYQHVWGYFKKSATSEEKEKFQALLNSLPLDEKDIQRFCQKLSIQYDKKYLLQSRILFPK; via the coding sequence ATGAAGCAAACACTTGAAAAAGAATGGGCGTATCAAAAATACTTTATCATGTCACATTCACAAAAAGAATACTTATATATTAGACAATTGTTTTCGACTAATAATGATGATTTAGAAAAAAAGTTTAACGAATCGATCTTACGAGCAGAACAAACACCACCTACAAAAGGTTCTCTAACCAATGCCTACCAACATGTTTGGGGCTATTTCAAAAAAAGTGCCACATCAGAAGAAAAAGAAAAGTTTCAAGCATTGTTAAATAGTCTGCCCCTTGATGAAAAAGACATTCAAAGATTTTGTCAAAAGCTGAGTATTCAATATGATAAAAAATATCTCTTACAATCCCGAATTTTATTTCCAAAGTAA